Sequence from the Candidatus Thermoplasmatota archaeon genome:
CCGCCGGATATCAATGGGATATCGGCCCCTTTCACCCGTCCGTCATGGCTCGCGACGAGGACCGCGCACCCCCGAGCCTGTGCGGCTTCGAGGAGGTCCGTGACGAGGGTCGCGTTCGCGTCGTCGAGCGAAGCGGTGGGCTCGTCCGCGAGGAGCACGTCGGGCTCGTTGGCGAGGGCGCGGGCGAACGCGGCGCGCTGGCGCTCGCCGATGCTCACTTCGTCGGGATAGGACGCCGTCTTTCCGGCAAGGCCGACGTCCGCGAGCAGCGCGCGCGCCCGGCCGGCGTCGGCGCGGCGCGCGAGGCGCATCGGCAGGAGGACGTTGTCGAGGAGGGTGAGGCTCGGGATCATGTTGTGCGTCTGGAAGACGTGGCCGATGCGCGCGAGGCGCACGCGGGCGCGGGCGTCGTCGTCGAGCGCGGCGACGTCCTCGCCGTCGAGGATGACGCGGCCTTCGCTCGGCGGCTCGAGGAGGCCCGCGATCTGGAGGAGGGTGGTCTTGCC
This genomic interval carries:
- a CDS encoding ATP-binding cassette domain-containing protein; translation: MVRLALEGVGKVYGAHRVLGGLDLALDGGDLLVLRGASGAGKTTLLQIAGLLEPPSEGRVILDGEDVAALDDDARARVRLARIGHVFQTHNMIPSLTLLDNVLLPMRLARRADAGRARALLADVGLAGKTASYPDEVSIGERQRAAFARALANEPDVLLADEPTASLDDANATLVTDLLEAAQARGCAVLVASHDGRVKGADIPLISGGSAPRHP